One genomic window of Polyangium aurulentum includes the following:
- a CDS encoding DUF4360 domain-containing protein gives MEKRRSRPSPSCPSRGGTLLAPDLARAQVSAEIVDFTHGGNGCPAGTVGTVWDSVNETLTLNFDQFATTLPPGRSAACTLSFVLRVPGPFQISLDRIEYLGYIDTEPSVSGTFRRWYKFGPSEPNEYIHRFDPGERDSFRLVDDVPWATACTTQETVLMNARLDLSGNASPGRVNELALDALQRNTRVVFYFDLKPC, from the coding sequence ATGGAAAAAAGACGCTCCAGGCCCTCGCCGTCCTGTCCGTCGCGGGGGGGCACGCTGCTGGCGCCCGATCTCGCGAGAGCGCAAGTCTCCGCGGAGATCGTCGATTTCACGCACGGTGGCAATGGGTGCCCGGCGGGTACCGTGGGCACGGTCTGGGATTCGGTGAACGAGACGCTCACGCTCAATTTCGACCAGTTCGCTACCACGCTTCCCCCCGGCCGCAGCGCCGCATGCACCTTGAGCTTCGTGCTCCGCGTGCCGGGGCCGTTCCAGATCAGCCTTGACCGGATCGAGTACCTTGGATACATCGACACCGAGCCCAGTGTCAGCGGGACGTTCCGGCGCTGGTACAAGTTCGGGCCCTCGGAGCCGAACGAGTATATCCATCGATTCGACCCGGGCGAGCGGGACAGCTTCCGCCTCGTCGACGACGTCCCCTGGGCGACTGCGTGCACCACGCAGGAGACGGTGCTGATGAACGCCAGGCTCGATCTCAGCGGCAACGCGAGCCCTGGCCGCGTCAATGAGTTGGCCCTGGACGCGCTGCAGCGCAACACCAGGGTCGTCTTCTACTTCGACCTCAAGCCCTGCTAG
- a CDS encoding glycosyltransferase family 2 protein — MTASTTAQSLPDRDGLPEDERAEQQAWRARYAHEVKDLVVHRLVPSPKLTIIVVSYRPREYLIECLQHLRAQTARDVPYEILLADSGGLEHLRSRTASLCDIDLRLRDGILLNEARNTAMAWARGEYVAIVDDDGLVAPTFVEVVCRIFEDPKIAAMRGRIVAKEHPYFCTLAGHYDRGDEMIEDALITEGHMAIRRRVYLLSGGFPDKLFGHEGIYLAYRIEKTFPGMRVVYAPELLMRHDYMDGLGKLIRKLRKFTTSVEEVTSVDKSEEFERYLQAYLSRKMPQRPLTLDQKIARSALRTIRFAVERAPAWAFKRPS; from the coding sequence ATGACGGCCTCTACCACGGCCCAAAGCCTCCCCGATCGCGATGGACTGCCCGAGGACGAGCGCGCAGAGCAACAGGCGTGGCGCGCTCGCTACGCGCACGAGGTGAAAGACCTCGTCGTCCATCGGCTCGTCCCCTCGCCGAAGCTCACGATCATCGTCGTCAGCTATCGCCCGCGCGAGTACCTGATCGAGTGCCTGCAGCACCTGCGAGCGCAGACCGCGCGTGACGTCCCCTACGAGATCCTGCTCGCCGACAGCGGCGGCCTCGAGCACCTGCGATCTCGCACCGCCTCGCTCTGCGACATCGACCTGCGCCTGCGCGACGGCATCTTGCTCAACGAGGCGCGCAATACTGCCATGGCCTGGGCTCGCGGCGAGTACGTCGCCATCGTCGACGACGACGGCCTCGTCGCCCCCACGTTCGTCGAGGTCGTCTGCCGCATTTTCGAGGATCCCAAGATCGCGGCAATGCGCGGCCGGATCGTCGCCAAGGAGCACCCTTACTTCTGCACGCTCGCCGGCCACTACGACCGCGGCGACGAGATGATCGAGGACGCGCTCATCACCGAGGGCCACATGGCCATCCGCCGCCGCGTCTACCTCCTGTCGGGCGGTTTTCCCGACAAGCTCTTCGGCCACGAGGGCATTTACCTCGCCTACCGCATCGAGAAGACGTTTCCGGGCATGCGCGTGGTGTACGCGCCCGAGTTGCTCATGCGGCACGATTACATGGACGGCCTCGGAAAGCTGATCAGGAAATTGCGCAAGTTCACGACCAGCGTCGAGGAGGTCACCTCGGTCGACAAGAGCGAGGAGTTCGAGCGCTACCTGCAGGCCTACCTTTCGCGCAAGATGCCGCAGCGCCCGCTCACGCTCGATCAGAAGATCGCGCGCTCGGCGCTGCGCACCATCCGCTTCGCGGTCGAGCGGGCCCCCGCGTGGGCGTTCAAGCGCCCCTCTTGA
- a CDS encoding DUF4360 domain-containing protein — MLSTLGGAAAALSFLLVSGRAAAQEEVQIVAFTHAGSGCPAGTVGHVFDDVNNKLTLNFDQFGVRLPPGESRNCAVSFVVRVPSRLQVSLNRVEYLGYADTEPGVFGRLWRRYKYGNNAPLSLERRLTPGSVGDYYIVDEFPGWSVCTDQVTVNTNVRIDLGGTPSGAHMNEMVVDTIQYDSKLVYQFAFRGY, encoded by the coding sequence ATGCTCTCTACCCTCGGCGGCGCCGCGGCAGCGCTGAGCTTCTTGCTCGTATCGGGCCGCGCAGCGGCGCAGGAGGAGGTCCAGATCGTCGCGTTTACGCACGCGGGGAGCGGATGCCCGGCAGGCACCGTGGGTCACGTTTTCGACGACGTGAACAACAAGCTCACGCTGAACTTCGACCAGTTCGGGGTGAGGCTACCCCCGGGCGAGAGCAGGAACTGCGCGGTGAGCTTCGTCGTGCGCGTGCCCTCGCGGCTTCAAGTGAGCCTGAACAGGGTCGAATACCTGGGGTACGCCGACACCGAGCCGGGCGTCTTCGGGCGGCTCTGGCGTCGCTACAAGTACGGGAACAACGCCCCGCTCAGCTTGGAGAGGCGCCTGACTCCAGGCTCCGTGGGCGATTACTACATCGTCGACGAGTTCCCGGGCTGGAGCGTATGCACCGACCAGGTCACCGTGAACACGAACGTGCGCATCGATCTCGGCGGCACGCCCAGCGGCGCGCACATGAACGAGATGGTCGTCGACACCATCCAGTACGATTCGAAGCTCGTCTACCAGTTCGCTTTCCGGGGGTACTGA
- a CDS encoding zinc-dependent alcohol dehydrogenase family protein gives MRALVLSELRRPLQLVERPDPTPGPGQVLLRVRACAVCRTDLHLVDGELPDPKLPIVPGHEIVGEVLSEVPLPGGAPRFSRGARVGVPWLGFTCGECEHCIAGRENLCNRARFTGYQIDGGFAERVVADARYCFPIPEGYPDLQAAPLLCAGLIGYRTLRMAGDAGRIGIYGFGAAAHIVVQVARHQGRRVLGFVRAGDEKSREFALAMGAEWAGASNEAPPVELDAALIFAPAGELVPAALRAVRKGGSVVCGGIHMSDIPSFPYSILWGERVLRSVANLTRQDGEEFLALAPRVPVRTEVNVYPLEKGAAALEDLRHGRFSGAAVLVPS, from the coding sequence ATGCGCGCGCTCGTCCTCTCCGAACTCCGCCGCCCGCTCCAGCTCGTCGAAAGACCCGACCCGACGCCCGGCCCCGGTCAGGTGCTCCTGCGCGTACGCGCCTGCGCCGTCTGCCGGACCGATTTGCACCTCGTGGACGGCGAGCTACCCGATCCAAAGCTGCCCATCGTTCCCGGCCACGAGATCGTGGGCGAGGTGCTTTCGGAGGTGCCGCTGCCCGGCGGGGCGCCGCGCTTCTCGCGTGGGGCTCGCGTGGGCGTACCCTGGCTCGGTTTCACGTGCGGCGAATGCGAACATTGTATTGCCGGACGTGAAAACCTATGCAACAGGGCGCGCTTTACCGGATACCAGATTGACGGCGGCTTCGCCGAGCGCGTGGTTGCCGACGCTCGGTATTGCTTCCCGATCCCCGAAGGATATCCCGACCTCCAGGCCGCGCCGCTGCTCTGCGCGGGGCTCATTGGCTATCGTACGCTGCGGATGGCGGGGGACGCGGGGCGAATCGGCATCTACGGTTTCGGCGCGGCAGCGCATATCGTGGTGCAGGTGGCGCGGCACCAGGGGCGGCGGGTCTTGGGCTTCGTGCGGGCCGGCGACGAGAAAAGCAGGGAGTTCGCCCTCGCGATGGGCGCCGAATGGGCCGGCGCATCGAACGAGGCGCCGCCCGTGGAGCTCGACGCGGCCTTGATCTTCGCACCCGCAGGCGAACTCGTGCCCGCCGCGCTGCGCGCCGTGCGCAAGGGCGGGAGCGTGGTTTGCGGAGGGATCCACATGAGCGACATCCCCTCATTTCCGTATTCGATTCTCTGGGGCGAGCGCGTGCTGCGCTCGGTGGCAAATCTGACGCGGCAAGACGGCGAGGAGTTCCTGGCGCTGGCGCCGCGCGTGCCCGTGCGGACCGAGGTGAACGTCTATCCGCTGGAGAAGGGAGCCGCTGCGCTGGAGGATTTGCGACACGGGCGATTCTCGGGGGCCGCAGTGCTGGTGCCGTCCTGA
- a CDS encoding DUF4360 domain-containing protein, whose translation MPRNDKILCAAAAAAAISAFIAPDMAAAQVAPQIVGFTYAGNGCPRGSARSVYDAVNHRLTVNFDEFATETPPGESKACNVNFVVRLPSPMQISLTRVEYLGYADTGPNVSGQIRRRYKYGTLRPYTQVTNLARGLQDSFHVVDSFPGWSVCANQVTVATTTRIDLHGTTLPNETNEMVVDATQYEGTGVVYTFSYRPCR comes from the coding sequence ATGCCGAGAAACGACAAGATACTCTGTGCCGCCGCCGCAGCGGCCGCCATAAGCGCGTTCATCGCGCCCGACATGGCCGCAGCGCAGGTCGCGCCGCAGATCGTCGGATTCACGTACGCGGGGAACGGTTGCCCGCGGGGAAGCGCACGTTCCGTCTATGATGCGGTGAACCACCGGCTCACGGTGAATTTCGACGAGTTTGCCACGGAAACGCCGCCCGGCGAGAGCAAGGCGTGCAACGTGAACTTCGTCGTGCGGCTACCGTCGCCCATGCAGATCAGCCTGACGCGGGTGGAATATCTGGGCTATGCCGACACGGGACCCAACGTGTCCGGCCAGATCCGGCGTCGTTACAAGTACGGAACCCTGCGTCCGTATACCCAGGTGACCAACCTGGCGCGCGGGCTCCAGGACAGCTTCCACGTCGTCGACAGCTTCCCTGGCTGGAGCGTGTGCGCGAATCAGGTGACCGTGGCGACGACCACCCGCATCGATCTGCACGGCACCACCCTCCCCAACGAGACGAACGAGATGGTCGTGGATGCCACGCAATACGAGGGCACCGGGGTCGTCTACACCTTCTCGTACAGGCCGTGCCGCTAA
- a CDS encoding DUF4360 domain-containing protein, with amino-acid sequence MRNTTRALSTLGGAAAALSLLLVSGVAPAQEGVQIVGFTHAGGGCPAGSVGYVFDDVNNKLTLSFDQFGVKLPPGESKNCSLTFVVRVPSRLQVSLNRVEYLGYADTEPGVFGRL; translated from the coding sequence ATGCGGAACACAACGAGAGCGCTCTCTACCCTCGGCGGTGCGGCTGCCGCCCTGAGCTTGCTGCTGGTATCGGGTGTCGCCCCGGCGCAGGAGGGGGTCCAGATCGTCGGTTTTACGCACGCGGGGGGAGGATGCCCGGCAGGTTCCGTGGGCTACGTCTTCGACGACGTGAACAACAAGCTCACGCTGAGCTTCGACCAGTTCGGGGTGAAGCTACCCCCGGGCGAGAGCAAGAACTGCTCGCTGACTTTCGTCGTGCGCGTGCCCTCGCGACTTCAGGTGAGCCTGAACAGGGTCGAATACCTGGGGTACGCCGACACCGAGCCGGGCGTCTTCGGGCGGCTCTAG
- a CDS encoding FkbM family methyltransferase, whose translation MSLVRSITRLIPMDLPIAGRWRDRLFDALDPLCRWTAVGDAIETPWGALRIDADHAQERLLSYAFHNVLRHYESSELGRYIRRFARQGGTFVDVGANLGMYALVARAQGLVTVVVEPDPQHSAFLKRNEAVFGKVLAVAFSDEPGEMPLYYEEGNPGATSLFASPAYIKGEGKVPVRTFSAMAEQGEFGDESAIRLVKIDVEGFEEQAVAGMRAFLERGHRPHLWCEVRGDRSGRNGGSYRKVRAILSGLGYATRELKRGVDVPLDEAELSRRGVFDLLFTPR comes from the coding sequence ATGTCGCTCGTTCGCAGCATCACCCGGTTGATTCCGATGGACCTGCCGATCGCGGGGCGCTGGCGCGATAGGCTCTTCGATGCGTTGGATCCGCTCTGCCGGTGGACGGCGGTCGGGGACGCCATCGAGACGCCCTGGGGCGCGCTGCGGATCGACGCGGATCACGCCCAGGAGCGGCTCCTTTCATACGCCTTCCATAACGTCCTTCGCCACTACGAGAGCAGCGAGCTCGGGCGCTACATCCGGCGCTTCGCCCGGCAGGGCGGCACGTTCGTCGACGTGGGGGCAAACCTCGGCATGTATGCGCTGGTCGCCCGCGCGCAAGGGCTCGTGACCGTCGTCGTCGAGCCGGATCCGCAGCACAGCGCATTCTTGAAGCGCAACGAGGCCGTCTTCGGCAAGGTCCTCGCCGTCGCATTCTCCGACGAGCCCGGGGAGATGCCGCTTTATTACGAGGAAGGCAACCCGGGCGCCACGTCGCTCTTTGCCTCCCCGGCCTATATCAAGGGCGAGGGCAAAGTCCCCGTCCGTACGTTCTCCGCGATGGCCGAGCAGGGGGAGTTCGGCGACGAGTCCGCCATTCGCCTGGTCAAGATCGACGTGGAGGGGTTCGAGGAGCAGGCGGTGGCCGGAATGCGCGCGTTCCTCGAGCGCGGTCATCGGCCCCATCTCTGGTGCGAGGTGCGCGGCGACCGCTCGGGGCGCAATGGCGGCAGCTATCGGAAGGTGCGCGCGATCCTGTCCGGCCTGGGCTATGCGACGCGGGAGCTGAAGCGCGGCGTGGACGTCCCCCTCGACGAGGCGGAGCTTTCCAGGCGGGGCGTCTTCGACCTGCTGTTCACGCCGAGGTGA
- a CDS encoding VIT1/CCC1 transporter family protein: protein MDRRHAARASFVLGISSIIGSRLPLVPFFLLPVRVGMVVSVAVAALSLFAVGAYKAHVTTGRPSRSGLALAAIGLATALVGYAVGALLEVRP from the coding sequence GTGGACCGTCGCCATGCGGCACGCGCGTCGTTCGTCCTCGGCATCTCGTCCATCATCGGCTCGCGATTGCCGCTCGTCCCCTTTTTCCTCCTGCCTGTTCGCGTAGGCATGGTCGTCTCCGTCGCCGTGGCTGCGCTCTCGCTGTTCGCGGTCGGCGCATACAAGGCCCACGTCACGACGGGCCGCCCGTCGAGGAGCGGCCTCGCGCTCGCGGCCATTGGCCTTGCGACGGCTCTGGTGGGCTACGCCGTGGGCGCATTACTCGAAGTGCGCCCCTGA